A genomic segment from Deinococcus sp. YIM 77859 encodes:
- a CDS encoding transglycosylase domain-containing protein: MFLRFLKLTTALLLAGGVAAAGVGATYVTKWARELPDYRELDNWSLGAETRVFARDGTPLGTLVPKIGDQAISRTLVRLDEISPFMTAALIANEDRRFFEHYGLDPYGIARQFQRLAQGEDVQGGSTLTNQLIKNTLLYDEYKQARTPDRKVKEWLLSVQVERTFTKEEILRDYLNAIYWGDGGPVELYGIYSAAQAYFRKTPKQLSLAESAYLTVLVPNPSRYFDYAAVRPLMKVLLGRMVEDGWVTQAQADAAWKEKLQPRGWQVKYDAQGNVTSAKLVDRSAKELKAVTTTRAPHFMGQVEQELVRRFGREKVYGSGGLRVYTTLDPKIQNAVETASREASSLAYRGFPPGATLGAVILDPYTAEVLGMIGQKLNGHQPPADWNNAAQGQRQVGSTIKPLLYTTALATGLDQTHREEDRPVTFPCEGCKDGVYKPQNFEGATTYRNMTIREALDRSLNLVTVRLADRIGLQTFFTKLRELGIPPNDGTGLAAALGAIETTPVKMAAAYAPFVNGGLYRAPRYITRVTTARGEVLYDASNDLTKPKRVWTPQVAFLGLDMIRGVVNDLTERQGGLATRAKLDNWPVAGKTGTSNGPKDFWFVGTTPLYTGAVWVGKQQGGEMPTYYYSGYVNAPIWRRMMELAHVGKTPTQFAEPPGIIYADAPDPGWLPGVKIALLDPRFRNATTPIEEDGPSPVVYRETAWTPEPSDPRTTVVSLDRATGRLATEFTPPENIVRRRVAIEDLPGYAPDPNPAPLRDEQPDPQALRAIRTPGTGPAPAQAENETP, encoded by the coding sequence GTGTTTCTGAGGTTTCTGAAGCTCACGACGGCGCTGCTCCTGGCGGGTGGTGTGGCAGCCGCGGGGGTGGGAGCCACCTACGTCACGAAGTGGGCGCGGGAGCTGCCCGACTACCGCGAACTCGACAACTGGAGTCTGGGCGCAGAAACGCGCGTCTTTGCCCGCGACGGGACGCCGCTGGGAACACTGGTGCCCAAGATCGGTGACCAGGCGATCAGCCGCACGCTCGTTCGGCTCGATGAGATCAGCCCCTTCATGACCGCGGCGCTCATCGCCAACGAGGACCGGCGCTTTTTCGAGCACTACGGCCTAGACCCCTACGGGATCGCGCGGCAGTTCCAGCGCCTCGCACAGGGCGAGGACGTGCAGGGCGGCTCGACCCTCACCAACCAGCTCATCAAGAACACCCTGCTGTACGACGAGTACAAGCAGGCCAGGACGCCTGACCGCAAGGTGAAGGAGTGGCTGCTCTCGGTGCAGGTGGAGCGGACCTTTACCAAGGAAGAGATCCTGCGGGATTACCTCAACGCGATCTACTGGGGAGATGGCGGGCCGGTCGAACTGTATGGCATCTACTCGGCAGCGCAAGCGTACTTCCGCAAGACGCCCAAACAGCTCTCGCTGGCCGAAAGCGCGTACCTCACGGTGCTGGTTCCCAATCCCAGCCGCTACTTCGACTACGCGGCCGTGCGGCCCCTGATGAAGGTGCTGCTTGGCCGCATGGTCGAGGACGGCTGGGTCACGCAGGCGCAGGCGGACGCCGCCTGGAAGGAAAAGCTTCAGCCGCGGGGCTGGCAGGTCAAGTATGACGCGCAGGGCAACGTCACCTCCGCCAAACTCGTCGACCGCAGCGCCAAGGAGCTCAAGGCGGTGACGACCACCCGCGCGCCGCACTTCATGGGCCAGGTAGAGCAGGAACTCGTGCGCCGGTTCGGGCGCGAGAAGGTGTACGGCTCGGGCGGCCTGCGGGTCTATACCACCCTTGACCCCAAGATCCAGAATGCCGTGGAGACGGCCAGCCGGGAGGCGTCGTCCCTGGCCTACCGCGGCTTTCCACCCGGGGCGACGCTGGGGGCGGTGATTCTTGACCCCTATACCGCAGAAGTGCTGGGGATGATCGGGCAGAAACTCAATGGCCATCAGCCGCCTGCCGACTGGAACAATGCCGCGCAGGGCCAGCGGCAGGTGGGCTCGACCATCAAGCCGCTGCTGTACACCACGGCGCTCGCCACCGGGCTGGACCAGACACACCGCGAGGAGGACAGGCCGGTGACCTTCCCCTGCGAAGGCTGCAAGGACGGCGTGTACAAACCGCAGAACTTCGAGGGCGCGACGACCTACCGCAACATGACCATCCGCGAGGCGCTTGACCGCTCGCTCAACCTGGTCACGGTGCGGCTCGCAGACCGCATTGGCCTCCAGACCTTTTTCACCAAGCTGCGCGAACTGGGCATTCCCCCGAACGACGGCACTGGGCTCGCAGCGGCGCTGGGGGCCATCGAGACCACGCCGGTGAAGATGGCCGCTGCCTACGCGCCCTTCGTCAATGGCGGTCTGTACCGCGCGCCGCGCTACATCACCCGGGTCACCACCGCGCGGGGCGAGGTGTTGTATGACGCCTCCAACGACCTCACCAAGCCCAAACGGGTCTGGACACCGCAGGTCGCCTTCCTGGGCCTGGACATGATCCGGGGGGTGGTGAACGACCTGACGGAACGCCAGGGTGGACTGGCCACCCGCGCCAAGTTGGACAACTGGCCGGTTGCGGGCAAGACAGGGACGTCCAACGGTCCCAAGGACTTCTGGTTTGTGGGCACCACACCCCTGTACACCGGAGCCGTGTGGGTCGGCAAACAGCAGGGTGGCGAGATGCCCACCTACTACTACAGCGGCTACGTGAATGCTCCCATCTGGCGGCGGATGATGGAACTCGCGCACGTGGGCAAGACGCCCACCCAATTCGCCGAGCCCCCCGGCATCATCTACGCCGATGCCCCGGATCCCGGCTGGCTCCCTGGGGTAAAGATCGCCCTCCTCGATCCGCGTTTCCGAAACGCCACCACACCCATCGAGGAGGACGGCCCCTCCCCCGTCGTGTACCGCGAAACAGCCTGGACACCTGAACCGTCTGATCCGCGCACCACCGTCGTCAGCCTCGACCGCGCCACCGGTCGCCTGGCCACCGAGTTCACTCCCCCAGAAAACATCGTGCGGCGACGCGTCGCCATCGAGGATCTGCCCGGCTACGCGCCCGACCCCAACCCTGCCCCCCTGCGGGACGAGCAACCGGATCCCCAGGCGCTGCGGGCCATCCGCACGCCCGGAACCGGCCCCGCTCCGGCCCAGGCAGAAAACGAGACACCCTGA
- a CDS encoding WecB/TagA/CpsF family glycosyltransferase: MTQPDPMPMSPAAPRLTLFDLPLDVVTLEQTLSRLGEWMFQAPRAPHTVVTLNPEIIVQSRTQPEFVRAVQQADLVTADGVGIVWAVRQLYGQTAPRAPGYDIVKGLMERHGAQLRVFFLGAQPGVAEQAAQNAARDYGIQVAGVHHGYFDAAEDRRVAELVGAAGAHLLLTGMGAGRQERFNQTWRQVLGAPVLLGCGGVIDVLAGTAELAPAWTRRLGVEFIWRVGLDRKRWHRAPRLAQFVRLVQAEKRRNARR; the protein is encoded by the coding sequence ATGACCCAACCCGACCCCATGCCCATGTCCCCTGCGGCGCCGCGCCTCACGCTGTTTGACCTGCCGCTGGATGTGGTGACCCTGGAGCAGACCTTAAGCCGCCTCGGCGAGTGGATGTTTCAGGCGCCGCGTGCCCCGCATACCGTCGTCACGCTGAATCCCGAGATCATCGTGCAGTCGCGGACGCAGCCCGAGTTCGTGCGGGCGGTGCAGCAGGCTGACCTGGTGACCGCCGACGGTGTGGGAATCGTCTGGGCCGTTCGGCAGCTGTACGGGCAAACGGCCCCCCGCGCGCCCGGCTACGACATCGTCAAGGGCCTGATGGAACGGCACGGCGCGCAGCTGCGGGTCTTTTTTCTGGGCGCACAGCCGGGGGTGGCCGAGCAGGCTGCGCAGAATGCCGCTCGTGACTACGGCATTCAGGTGGCAGGAGTGCACCACGGCTATTTCGACGCCGCGGAGGACAGGCGGGTAGCGGAACTCGTCGGAGCAGCGGGAGCGCATCTCCTGTTGACTGGGATGGGGGCTGGGCGGCAGGAACGCTTTAACCAGACCTGGCGGCAGGTGCTTGGCGCGCCGGTCCTCCTTGGCTGTGGCGGCGTCATTGACGTGCTGGCGGGCACGGCCGAGCTGGCCCCCGCCTGGACGCGCCGTCTGGGGGTGGAATTCATCTGGCGCGTGGGTCTGGACCGCAAGCGCTGGCACCGAGCTCCGCGGCTGGCCCAGTTCGTGCGGCTTGTCCAGGCAGAAAAGCGCCGCAACGCTCGGCGCTGA
- a CDS encoding Crp/Fnr family transcriptional regulator, whose product MMSGPFGALPQETQAQVMAAARVGRWARGGLLFCPEDPAETLFILTRGSVRLYRLGAGAREVTLNVHGPGSLLGTGALLPGSRYGMYAEAMDDSEALLLGRETLTRLMQLQPAVGVALTEQVTRQTRSVQERLSALVFMEVSQRLALALLDLAEREGPWPEGGTLALRERVSHQDLAHVVGSTRETITKLLGDFRARGLLDLGYRRIILTNRAGLLAAAREPLR is encoded by the coding sequence ATGATGTCCGGGCCGTTTGGGGCGCTTCCCCAGGAGACGCAGGCGCAGGTGATGGCCGCAGCGCGTGTGGGCCGCTGGGCGCGGGGAGGATTGCTGTTTTGTCCCGAAGACCCTGCCGAGACGCTGTTTATCCTGACGCGCGGCAGCGTGCGGCTCTACCGGCTGGGGGCCGGAGCGCGCGAGGTGACGCTGAACGTGCACGGCCCGGGCAGCCTGCTGGGCACCGGGGCGCTGCTGCCCGGCAGCCGGTACGGAATGTACGCCGAAGCGATGGACGACAGTGAGGCGCTGCTGCTGGGCCGTGAGACGCTCACGCGCCTGATGCAGTTGCAGCCAGCGGTGGGCGTCGCGCTCACAGAGCAGGTGACGCGGCAAACCCGCAGCGTACAGGAACGGCTCTCGGCCCTGGTGTTTATGGAGGTGTCGCAGCGGCTGGCCCTGGCCCTGCTTGACCTTGCCGAACGCGAGGGACCGTGGCCGGAAGGGGGCACGCTGGCCCTGCGTGAACGGGTCTCCCACCAGGACCTGGCGCACGTGGTGGGCAGCACCCGCGAGACGATCACCAAGCTGCTCGGGGACTTTCGCGCCCGGGGCCTGCTCGACCTCGGCTACCGGCGCATCATCCTCACCAACCGGGCCGGGCTGCTCGCGGCCGCACGTGAGCCGCTGCGTTAG
- the bshC gene encoding bacillithiol biosynthesis cysteine-adding enzyme BshC, with protein MKVASRSIAAAYRAGDLPAFFRLSPGDLETAAREERPEVDRGALAAALRDYHRDLGTLNAGVEALLTRLAHPASRVVVTGQQAGLLTGPAYSVHKGADAALLARRLDREDAPVIAVYWVASQDHDAAEVASTTLLDHAETLHRLTLDLPEGVPVGRVSWRAEWSAQTMALLDHFETVPAYREAVRTRVVRAVGQSGSYADVFARLIHELLAPAGLLVLDPLHPALARRMAPTLARELACPLEGPGRIEAAARRLEAAGFTPQLRRPPGATNLFIEEEDGRRRLLRFTGQRFQTETRTYTQEELLGVLAAEPSRLTPAAGLRPVVQDALLPTLAFVVGPGEIAYGAQLREVYELHGLEQPLLWPRLSVTWLEPNVVRLLARLGATAAEVQADPEGVLGRALARERGAAAASAERLAALEAELRALSAELAALDPTLVGAAERARQRITARIAHLQQLALRALVRQEEDRTRQLTRLKRHLLPNGVPQEREMNFLTYLLKHGEEPLRRLLSLPPGAQTEVPLP; from the coding sequence ATGAAGGTGGCATCAAGAAGCATTGCGGCGGCATACCGGGCGGGCGACCTGCCCGCCTTCTTCCGGCTCTCGCCGGGCGATCTGGAGACGGCGGCGCGGGAAGAGCGGCCGGAGGTGGACCGCGGGGCTCTGGCCGCGGCGCTACGGGACTACCACCGCGACCTAGGAACGCTGAACGCAGGGGTAGAAGCTCTGCTCACCCGCCTCGCCCACCCGGCCTCCCGGGTGGTCGTGACTGGACAGCAAGCCGGTCTCCTGACTGGCCCGGCCTACAGCGTCCACAAGGGGGCGGACGCGGCCCTGTTGGCCCGCAGGCTCGACCGGGAAGACGCTCCGGTGATCGCCGTGTACTGGGTGGCCAGCCAGGACCACGATGCGGCGGAGGTCGCGTCCACCACGCTGCTCGACCACGCCGAGACGCTGCACCGCCTGACCCTGGACCTGCCGGAGGGTGTGCCGGTGGGCCGCGTCTCCTGGCGGGCAGAGTGGAGCGCACAAACCATGGCCCTGCTCGACCACTTCGAGACGGTTCCCGCGTACCGGGAAGCGGTGCGAACACGGGTGGTGCGGGCGGTGGGCCAGAGCGGCAGCTATGCGGACGTCTTTGCCCGCCTCATCCACGAGCTGCTCGCCCCCGCCGGGCTGCTGGTGCTCGATCCGCTGCATCCGGCCCTTGCCCGGCGGATGGCCCCCACCCTGGCGCGGGAATTGGCCTGCCCACTGGAAGGACCAGGACGAATTGAGGCCGCGGCCCGGCGACTGGAGGCGGCCGGATTTACCCCACAACTGCGCCGACCGCCCGGAGCCACCAACCTCTTTATCGAAGAGGAGGATGGGCGGCGGCGGCTGCTTCGCTTCACGGGGCAGCGCTTTCAGACCGAGACGCGCACGTACACGCAGGAGGAGCTGCTGGGCGTGCTGGCGGCTGAGCCGTCCCGCCTCACCCCGGCTGCGGGGCTACGCCCGGTCGTGCAGGACGCGCTCCTCCCCACGCTCGCCTTTGTGGTGGGACCGGGCGAGATCGCTTACGGAGCGCAGCTGCGCGAGGTGTACGAACTCCACGGGCTGGAGCAACCCCTTCTCTGGCCCCGGCTCAGCGTGACCTGGCTGGAGCCGAACGTGGTCCGGCTGCTCGCGCGGCTTGGCGCGACCGCCGCAGAGGTGCAGGCCGACCCCGAAGGCGTGCTGGGACGGGCACTGGCCCGGGAACGGGGTGCCGCGGCCGCGTCGGCTGAGCGCCTCGCTGCACTTGAGGCTGAGCTGCGGGCCCTCAGCGCCGAACTCGCCGCCTTGGACCCCACGCTGGTGGGGGCAGCCGAACGCGCCCGGCAGCGCATCACCGCGCGAATCGCGCACCTGCAACAGCTCGCCCTGCGCGCCCTGGTCCGGCAGGAGGAGGACCGCACGCGGCAACTGACCCGGCTCAAGCGGCACCTCTTACCCAACGGCGTGCCGCAGGAACGCGAGATGAATTTCCTGACCTACCTCCTGAAGCACGGGGAGGAACCGCTCCGGCGGCTGCTGAGCCTGCCGCCGGGCGCGCAGACAGAGGTACCCCTGCCCTGA